From the genome of Altererythrobacter sp. BO-6:
GCTCGGATTCCAAGTTATTGATTTCGACAACAAAGCCCCTTGGATCTGGGATGACAGCGGTCACTTCGGCTTTTAGCACGAGCATGCCTCCGTAATGCTCAAACTCGCCTTCCAGCGCGACCATTAGCCCATGACTGTCGATTATTCCCGTCGATGGAGAATATAGAGCACCAACACATTGAACCTCTGGTTCAAGCGATTTCATCTCGTTACGCGACAGAAACTGCAGATCATGCACATCGTTCGCGACTGCGCGCGTTCGAATTTCTTCAAGTTGCTCCAGCTGCTCATTCGATGTTGCGACGATGGCCTTTCCGATCCGGCGATGGGCAATCCCCCGGTCAGCGGCAAAGGCGTAGAGCATGTCCCTTCCACGTCGGCAAAATTTTGCCTTTAGGCTTTCTGGCTCATAGTAGATTCCGGCATGGATGACTTCGGAGTTCCGACTGCTCGAATGGGTTCCGATTGCCTGTTCTGCCTCTAGCAAAACTACTTCACGCCCTGATCGGGCGAGCGCCGCTGCGCAAGCAAGACCAATGACGCCGCCACCGACGACAATACATTCTACCTCTTCCACGCGGCGCCTTTGGATCGAGCGCTGTTGCCAGATCGATCCCTATGTGGAAATCCAGATGCGGAGCGGCTGTCATTGGCAGGCATGAATGCAATCAACCTCCGTTCTCGCTGAGTCGGGCATCGTATCGTCCAGCCTCTATTCTTCCGTTGCTAGCGCTTGATGAAATTACCATTCGGGAGGGTCTGTCCACTTGAAAGAACCAAAGGACCTAACCCTAGAGGATAGTGAAACACTTAGTCTGATGAACGGTTGTGCAACGATGGGCTTTGCGGGATTTGCGGTTAGGATGCCCTCCGAAGCTCATCGATCGATATTGACGATGCTCAACAGGGGGCATGCGGAAAAGGGGCAGGTTGCGAAGCGACGAGGCGCGAGCGTCAGGCTCGTATCTCTTCCCATCGAAAAGCCGGGCTTTGCCATCGCCAAGGTTTGGCCTGGCTATTTGGCTGGTGGGCTCAATGCGCACTCTCATGCCGATCCGGTTTGGATGGAAACACGCGTTTTGACAGAAAATGAAGTACCATCTGCATGAAGTCAGTTGTGCGCCATCAGGTCGCTAAAGGAACGGCCTTGCTAGGCGGCGCGCGCGCACTTTCGCGCGGCTTCGATTTCATCACGCTGATCATCCTGGCAAGATATCTGACGCCCACCGATTTCGGCCTGGTAGCAATCGCCTTGTCAGTGATGCAAATTGCCGAGGCAGTCATGGAGGTGCCAACCAACGTTGCGCTGCTTCAGCTGCGCACTGTGAGCCGCAGCCACCTCAACTCCGCGTTCACGATCGCGCTTCTGCGCGGTGTCGCCATCGCTGCAATACTCTGCGCTATGGCCATGCCGCTGGCATATTTCTTCGAGGACGAACGATTGTTCGCGCTAATCTGCGCCATTTCGCTCGCCCCGGCGTTGCGCGGGTTGCGGAGCCCAAAGGACTTCCTTTTGTTTAAGCAGTTGCGCTTCTGGCCCGATGCCCTGGCCGATGTTTTCGGCAAATTCTGCGCCTTGGCAATCGCCGGCATGCTGGCAGTTCAGACAGGCAGCTATTGGGCAATCGCCTCGGCCACCATCGCCAGCCCCTTATTCTACGTTCTGGCGACCTATGCCCTGGTCC
Proteins encoded in this window:
- a CDS encoding NAD(P)/FAD-dependent oxidoreductase: MEEVECIVVGGGVIGLACAAALARSGREVVLLEAEQAIGTHSSSRNSEVIHAGIYYEPESLKAKFCRRGRDMLYAFAADRGIAHRRIGKAIVATSNEQLEQLEEIRTRAVANDVHDLQFLSRNEMKSLEPEVQCVGALYSPSTGIIDSHGLMVALEGEFEHYGGMLVLKAEVTAVIPDPRGFVVEINNLESERLRTRNLVNCAGLRAVEMAQRILGARSNSIPDAYFAIGHYYRLSGRPPCKRLVYPIPVTGGLGVHLTIDLGGQARFGPDVRWIEKPDYRFDDCAKDDFVSAIQCFLPNISADQLQPDYTGVRSKISGPDRPAADFRIDGPDDHGVTGLINLFGIESPGLTSSLAIADYVVRRL